Within the Desulfonatronum thiosulfatophilum genome, the region AGACGCACGGCGGCAGGGAGCTCAGCGACGAGGAGATCCGCCGCGGCCATGCCGGCAACCTCTGCCGCTGCACAGGCTACGACACCATCGTCAAGGCCGTGCGCCAAGCCCTCCAGGCCGATCCCGAAAAAACGCCTTGATCCCCGCCGCTCCGGCCGAACTCTACCTCCCCGATTCCCGGCTCGTGGCCCTTATCGGGGCCGGCGGCAAGACCAGCCTGATGGCCGCCATGGCCGCCCATGCCGTCGCTGCCGGGGAATCCGTCATCAGCACCACCACCACGAAAATCCATCCGCCGGCTCCCGATCCGCGTGGAGTTTTGCCGGGCGACATTGTTTTCTGGGACGGAACCGGAACAACCCTGCCCGATATTCTTGAACTACTCTCCCGCAAAAAACACCTGACCCTGGTCCGGGATCAAGATCCGGGAACGGGCAAGCTTCTTGGTCTTGCTCCCGAGGCCGTGGATCTTCTGGCTGCCTCCGGAATGGCGGACCGCATCTTCGTCGAGGCCGACGGCGCCCGGGGCAGAGCCCTCAAAGCCCCAGCGGAACATGAACCCGTAATTCCCGCCAAAAGCGATCTGGTCATCGGAATTATCGGCGCGGACGCCATCGGCGCACCTGTTGACGAAGAACATGTGTTTCGAAGCGAACGCCTGGCTGTCCTTTGCGGATCACGGCAGGCACAGATGGTCAACGCCCGCATTCTGGCCTGTCTGGCAGTCCATCGTCTTGGCCTTTTCAAGAATGCCCCGTCACAATTAATTCAGACGCGCCGGATCATCTTTGTGAACAAGATGGATCTGGTAAACGCCAAGGCTCGGCAGATCCTTCTTCAGGCAAGGAAGCAAGCAAAAAGCCAATCCAAAGATGTAATTCCGAGTCAGCTCTGGCTTGCTGGCTCAATCAAGGAGAAATGGATTCTTCCTGTCGATGAGTGCGTGTTTCGTGAGTATGAGGAAAGCCTCTAAGAACAAGGTATAAATTAAAAAACGACCCAAAGGCCCCGTCTTTCCTTGATGGTCGAGCTGTCGGCCTATTTCTTTGTTCCCATCAGCCCGCCCAGCACGCCGCGAAGAATCTGGCGTCCGATCTGATTGCCCATAGTGCGCATGGCGGACTTGCCCATGGTTTCAAGAGCCCCCTGACGACGCCTGGTTCCAAATAGCCAGTCCCGCATCGCACTTCCGGCTCCGCCGGAATCCTCCGCCGACGTTTCCCTTGTCCCGCCTCGTGCACCGGTTTTTGCTTCCCCTGTGCCTGTCCTAACGGCCTCTTCCGCCCGGGCCTGCAGGACCTCATAGGCGGATTCGCGGTCGATCATGGCATCGTATTTTCCAGACACGGGGCTGCGTTCTCGGATTATCCGACGCTCCTCCGGCGTAATGGCGCCGATCCGGCAACGGGGCGGAGCGATCAAGGCCCGCTCCACGGGCAGGGGAACGCCCTTGTCCTGCAGCGTGGTTACCAGGGCTTCACCCACGGCCATGGAGGTCAGGGACTGCAAAACATCCACAGCGGGATTCGGTGGAAAAGTCTGGGCCGCGATGCGAATCGCCTTCTGGTCGCGAGGCGTGAAGGCCCGCAGAGCGTGCTGGATGCGGTTGCCCAACTGTCCCAGGATTTCCTGGGGCACGTCATCCGGGTTCTGGCTGCAGAAATAGACGCCGACGCCCTTGGAGCGGATCAACCGGACCACCTGTTCCACCCGCTGGCGCAAAGCCGGAGGTGCGTCCGTGAACAGCAAGTGGGCCTCGTCAAAAAAGAAGACCATCCTGGGAAGGTCACGATCCCCCACTTCCGGCAGAGTTTCGAAAAGTTCCGAAAGCATCCAGAGCAGGAAGCTGGAATACATCCGGGGCCGCAGATACAGCTTGTCCGCGGCCAGAATGCTGATCACCCCCCGGCCGGAGAAATCCTGGCGCATGAAATCCGTCAATTCCAAAGCCGGCTCTCCAAAAAACTGATCGCCGCCCACCCCGTCCAGGCGCAGCAGGGCCCGCTGAATGGCGGCCAAAGATGCGGCATAGACCAAGCCGAACCGGGCCGAGACGCGCTGCAGATTTTCCGAGGTGAAGATCAGCAGGGAACGCAGATCCTTCAGGTCCAGGAGCAGGAGGCCTTCCTCATCGGCCAAACGGAAGACGATTTCCAGCACGCCGGCCTGGGTGTCGTTGAGCTCGAGCAGACGGCCGAGGAGCGTGGGCCCCATCTGGGAGACGGTGGTCCGCAACGGATGGCCCTGCTCGCCGAATATATCCCAGAAGATCACCGGATTTGCCTGGTTGGCGTAATCCGCGATGCCGACGTCTTCCAATCGGGTGCGGATTCGTTCATTCAACGTTCCAGGCATGGCCAATCCGGCCAGATCTCCCTTGACGTCCGCCACGAACACCGGCACCCCGAGTCGGGAAAACCCCTCGGCCAGCACCATCAGGGACACGCTCTTCCCCGTTCCCGTGGCCCCGGCGATCATTCCGTGCCGGTTGGCGTATCCCCCGTGCAGATATACCTGCGCAGACCCTTTGCCTATCAGGATATCATTCATCTTCTCCTCCAAAAAGACCTATAAAAAAAGCTCCCCGGTCAGAAAGCTATGAGACTGACTGGGTGCTTCATTCCCCGATACTCTCGAATTCGGCCCTGTACTGCACAACATCGGTCACAGCAAGGGCAAGTCTATTCGATGGCCAAGCCTGAGATCCTCTTGAGTGTCAATCAATCCGCAACTAGTCGATCAAGGTCCAGATCATATTGCGCAAGCAAATGAATGCCGTCCTCACCTCCTGCACGGCCCTGGTGGACGGCGTGGCCCTGACATCTCAAAGGCCAGCTACAGCATATACCGCTCCACCCAGTGCCGCACCAACGGATCAACCTCCTGTATTGATCATCCGTCAGTTCGCAAACGTCCTTTCTCATCAGCCCGTCCAGATTGCTTGTCTGGATGAAGGCGGCCAGGCCGGTTTTGCCAAGCTGCTCGTTGGCATAGCTTCGGGAAGCATGATTCCTTGACCTAATGCCCATGCTGGCGATAACCAAATCCACGGAATACGTTGACAGGTTGGGCCATGCATTGACTATTCTTTCCAGCTTCCAATAGTGAACCGACTTCCCTGGTGACGTCGAATTTTGATTCGTTGCGTTTTCATTTTTACGCGACAATCCCTCTTAATCCTGACTGGTTCCCACAACTGGAGCAAAACATTGGCCCAACTGGAGCACATTGAGGCAATTGAAAAAAGGCTGTGGAGCGCGGCGGACATGCTGCGGGCGAACTCCAATTACGCCAGCAACGAGTATTTTCTGCCCGTGATGGGGCTGATCTTTCTGCGGCATGCCTACAGCCGTTACCTGACGGTCAAGAACGCCATCGAGGCCCACCTGCCTACCCGCGAAGGAAGACCACGGGCGCTGACCAAGGAAGATTTCTCCCAGAAAAGCGCCATTTTCCTGCGTCCCGAAGCCCAGTTCGACACACTTGTCGCTCTGTCTGACGGGGATGACCGAGCCAAGGCCATCATCGACGCCATGGAATCCATCGAAGCCGACTACGAGAGCCTGCGCGGCGTCCTGCCCAAGAGCGAATACCAGGAGCTGAGCAATCCCGTCCTCGGCCAGCTTCTGCGCACCCTGAACCCGGAGGAGCTGAAGCGGGTCTCCGGCGACGTGTTCGGGCGGATTTACGAATACTTCCTGACCCAGTTCGCGGACCAGAAGGCCCACGACGGCGGCGAATTCTTCACCCCGGTGTCCCTGGTCTCGCTCATTGCCCATGTCATTGACCCGCAAGGCGGCAGTTTGCTCGATCCGGCCAGCGGCAGCGGCGGCATGTTCGTGCAGAGCGCCCGCATCGTGGAGGAGCAGGGGCGGAACCCGGTGGACAGGCTGACCTTTTACGGCCTGGAAAAGAACGCCACCACCATCCGTCTGGCCAAGATGAACCTGGCGGTGCACGGCCTTGAAGGCGACATCAAGCGAGCCATCACCTACTACGAGGACCCGCACGAACTGCTGGGCAAGGCCGACTACGTCATGGCCAATCCGCCCTTCAACGTGGATGAGATCGACGCGGACAAGGTCAAGACCGATCCCCGCCTGCCCTTCGGTCTGCCCGGGGTGAACAAGAAGGGCAAGGTCTCCAACGGCAACTACATCTGGATCAGCTACTTCTACAGCTACCTGAACGAGCAGGGCCGGGCCGGGTTCGTCATGTCCTCCCAGGCCTCCAGCGCCGGACGCGACGAGGCCAAGGTCCGTCAGAAGCTGGTGGAGACCGGCGACGTGGACATCATGATCGCTATTCGTTCGAACTTTTTCTATACGAGAACAGTCCCTTGTGAGTTATGGTTCCTCAACCGGTCCAAGCCTGAAGCGAATCGCGACAAGGTGCTGATGATTGACGCCCGGAACATCTACCGCAAGGTCACGCGCAAGATTTTTGATTTTTCGCCAGAGCAGGAGCGGAACCTCCTGGCCATTGTCTGGCTATACCGGAGCGAGACCGAACGCTACCTCGAGCTTGTAGCCGGATATTGCCGGCGTATGCTGGACGAAGCCGCGGCATGTTTCAACGTCGTAGTAGGGGTGACCGGCCGGTCGCCCTTACCGGATTTCACTGACGCACTGGCCACGCTGCGTGATGACGTTGCTACCAGGGCGACCGGCCGGTCGCCCCTACCTGGGGAAATGCCTGAGGAATTCGATGAGTCCATGTCCTTGTTCACGGCGGACGTGGACGCCTTCCGGCAGGCCGTCACCGAGCAGCAGGCGCTCTGGGAAGAACAGAACCCGACCAACGGAGAACTGAAAGCGGCAGTTGACCGGCTTTCCTGGCTGGCGGAAAGCAGCCGGAATCTGGTCAAGCAGATCGACATGCTGTTCAAACTGACCTCCAGGCTTGCACAATCCGAACCCTCAAACGGGCAAGCCAATCCCCCCTCTCCCCCTGGGAAAGGGGCCGGGGGTGAGAGTGCGCCCGCATGCATACGCCCCAACGACCTCCGCAAACGTATCAAGGCGCTTGACGAGGCCCGCGCCCTGGCCGTGGAACAGCTCAAGCATGTCCGCTATTTCTGGAAGCAGGCCAAATGGTTGACCGAGCGCTTCCCAAATGCGGAACTGCGCGAGATCGAAGGGCTGGTCAAGCTGGTGGACCGGGCCGAGATCGCGGCCAATGACTGGAGCCTGACCCCTGGCCGCTATGTGGGCGTGGCCCCGGAAATGGAGGAGGACGGCTTCGACTTCGAGGAAGCCCTGCGGGAAATCCATGTCGAGCTGGAGGACCTGAACACCGAAGCCGTGCGCCTCGCAGCGACGATCAAGAAGAACTTCGAGGAGCTGGGGATATGAGTATTGCCGAGCTGCTCAAGGCTGACGAGGGCAAAACCCTGGAGTTCAAGCAGGATCTTTCTTCTCCAAAAAACCTGCTCAAAACCCTGGTGGCCTTTGCCAATACCGCGGGCGGCAAGATCGTCATCGGCGTGTCGGATACGACCCGCGAGGTGGTGGGCGTGGACAACCCCCTGGATGAGGAGGAGCGGCTCTGCAATCTGATCGCGGACTCCATCAGCCCCCGCCTGGTGCCCAATATCGAGATGACCACGATTGAGGGCAAGACCCTGCTCGTGGTCGAGGTTTTTCTCAGCAACTCCCGCCCGCACTATCTTCGCTCCATTGGACCGGAAACCGGAGTCTACGTCCGGCTTGGCTCCAGCAACCGCCAGGCTGACCGCGAGCTGATCGCCGAGCTGCGCCGCTCAGTGGAGGGCGTCTCCTTCGACGCCCTGCCCATGCCGGACTTGACGCCTGCCGACCTGGATCTCGAAGCGCTGCAAGCAGCCTTTGGCACAAGCCGGAAGCTGGATGACCAGGCCCTGCTGACGCTGAAACTGCTAGCCCGCCATCAAAAACGGCTGGTGCCCACCAAAGGGGGAATTCTGCTTTTCGGCCGACAGCGGACACAGCATTTCTCCGATGCCTGGATTCAATGCGGCCGCTTCTACGGTACTGAGAAAATTGATATTTACGACCATATTGAGATCAACCTCCCCCTGCCCAGGGCCGTTGACGAGGTCTTGCTGTTTCTCAAAAAACACGCCTACCGAGGAGCTGATCTCTCCGAGGTGCGCCGCAAGGACGTCTGGAGCATTCCACTGGGGATTTTGCGCGAAGTGATCATCAATGCCCTTGTCCACAGCGACTACTCGCAACGGGGCGCTCCCATCCGGGTGGTCTTTCTGGATGACCGCATCGAAGTGGAAAGCATGGGTATTCTCCTGCCCGGCCTGACCATCCAAGAGATGAAGCAAGGCACCTCCCGGATACGCAACCCGGTCATCGCCCGCGTTTTCAAGGAACTCCACCTGATCGAACAATGGGGCACCGGCGTGCGCCGCATATTTTCGGAAGCCCGGGAAATGGGTCTGCGGGAACCCAAGATTGAAGAAATCGCCATGCGCCTGCGCTTCACCGTCTATCTGGCAGAATCACATCGCGTATCGGCAGATACACGTAAGGTGCAGACTGAAGAACATGCAGAGTCAACCACCCATCAACCGACCCAGCAACCGACCCAGCAAGTAACCCAGCAAGTAACCCAACAAGTAAAAAAGTTACTGGCCGTTTCTATTGGAGAATTAAGCAGGGCCGAACTGATGAAAGCCACTGGACTGAAAGATCGCGTAACGTTTTCCAAAAACTATCTGGACCCGGCCCTCGCAGCAGCTTTTATCGAAATGACCCAGCCTGACTCTCCGAAAAGTCCGACACAGAAATACCGACTGACCGAAAAAGGGAAACAGGTGCTGGAGGATGGGATATGAAAAATTGTAAAACAGCCTGTTTCGTTTTTTGTGCAAGAGAGGCTTGCAAATTTTCCGTAATTAAAGACCTGAACGCCGAAGCCATGCGCCTCGCCGCGACGATCAAGAAGAATTTCGAGGAGCTTGGGGTATGAGAACCAAGGTTCAAACAGTCCCGCTTGTCTCTGAAGTTTCTTTCCTTTCGGGCGGCACACCTCGGATGAGTGATTCTCGATTTTGGGGAGGCGACATACCGTGGGTATCTTCAGGAGAAATGACCGAAAGCCGCATTTCGCTTACTGAGCGCCGCGTCACAGAGGAAGGAGCGCAAAATGGTACAAAACGAGTGCCTGCGAATACAGTGTTGGTGGTTGTTCGTGGAATGTCGCTGGCCAAAGAGTTTCGCATTTCGATTACAGAACGAGATGTCACGTTCAACCAAGACATCAAGGCTCTAAGACCGTCTGAAAGAATCGACCCTTGGTTTTTGTTTTATTATCTGAAATCTCAACGGCATTCCATCCGAGATTCTGCCACGGATGCTTCGCACGGCACCAAGAAACTGGAAACCCGTGTGCTTGAGCAGTGGCCTCTTCCATTACTCGATATCCAGACTCAACGGTCCATCGCTTCCGTCCTCTCCACCTACGACAACCTCATCGAAAACAACCGCCGCCGGATTCAGTTGCTGGAGCAGGCGGCGCGGCTGCTCTACAAGGAATGGTTCGTTCACATTCGCTTTCCCGGCCACGAACACGTCAAGATTGTGGATGGCGTGCCGGATGGGTGGGAGAAGAGCACTGTTGGAGATTCGACATCGTTTTTGAGTAGAGGCATAACCCCAAAATACGACGATGATGCGCCAGGTCTCGTCATCAACCAGAAATGCATAAGAAATCGAATGGTCAACCTCGAACTTGCCCGTCGACAATCCAAGCACGTTCCCGCATTGAAATTTGTTCAATTTGGAGATGTGTTGATCAATTCTACAGGCGCTGGAACCCTTGGTCGGGTTGCTCAATTTTTACTTGAGAACAATGAATGCACGGTAGATTCACACATCACGATTATTCGCCCACAAGAGAATGTTCCCGTTCACTTTTTTGGCTTGCACATAACAGGTTTGGAACCCTACATCGCAACGCTTGGCCGGGGAGCAACAAACCAGACAGAACTTTCAAAGGACGACATCGCCGCGCTTGAAATTGTCCTGCCAACGCCTGGCTTGGCGCAAATATTCGAACGCACTGTTGCGCCGATATTTCATCAGATACGAATTTTATCGGAACAAATACAAAAGCTCGCCAAATCCCGTGATTTCCTCCTGCCCAAACTGATGAATGGGGAGGTGACGGTATGAATCAAAAAACCCTCCACAACCTCCTCGCCCTCGGCGAAGGATTCACCACCGAATTCAAGCGTTCCGGCACCTCGAATCTCGGACGGGAGATATGCGCCTTTGCCAATGCCACGGGCGGGATGATCCTGATTGGCGTTACCGATGCGGGGGAGATTGTCGGGGTTAATGATCACAATCGCCTCAAGTCTGAAGTGCAGGCCGTTGCCCGGTCTGCCGAACCGCCCATTGCAGTGGAGATCGAGAGTGTGGGCGAGGTGCTGACGGTCAGGGTGCCGGCCCAGCACGGCAAGCCTTACTCCTTTGGCGGCAAATTCTTTATCCGCGAAGGGGCGTCGTCGCAGCAGATGTCACGCTCCGAGATTCGCGAGTTTTTCTATGCGGAAGGATTGATCCATTTCGATGAAACACCCTGCGAGCGGTTTTCCCTGGCGGATGACCTGACCGATGAGGTGTGGGAGCGCTTTCGTCGCCGGGCCAGGATTCCAGCCGACATGCAGGCGCTCACGGCTCTGGAAAACCTGCATCTGGTCAAGGACGGAAAAGTGACCCATGCCGGGGCTTGGCTGCTGGCCCGGGACATCACCAAATTCAACACCAGCGCAGCGGTTGCCTGTGCTCTGTTCATGGGCACGGACAAGGTGCGGATTCTCGACCGGCGGGGTTTTTCCGAAGACATCTACTCCATGATCGACCAAGTCATGGACTGGATTTTGTCGAAGATCAATGTCGAGTACATCATCAAGCATGTGAAGCGCGAGGAACGACCGGAGCTGCCGGAAGAGGCGATGCGGGAGGCGGTGGTGAATGCTCTGGTGCATCGCGATTACCGCTCCACGGCCAGCGTGCATGTCTATCTGTTCAAGGACCGGCTGGAAATCGTCAGCCCCGGCGGCCTGCCCGCCGGAATGACCGAGGCCGATCTCGGCACAAAGAGCATCCCGCGTAATCCCTTGCTTTTTGCCATGCTGCACCGCATGGAGGCGGTGGAACACATCGGCTCCGGCATCAAGCGTATCCGCAACCTTTGCCGTGAGTACGGGGTTGCCGAACCGAAGATTGAGGTGTCGGAGCATTGGTTCACAGTGGTCTTCCCAAGACAGGAATTACCGGAAAGCGATAGACAGGCAGAATCAAGTCGAGACCAATTCACATCCCAAGAGGACCAAGTCGGGACCAAGTCGGGACCAAGTAAGGACCAAGTTAAAATTCTACGTCATTGCGAAACGGAAAGCGCAATGGGCGACTTGATGGGTGTTCTGGGCAGGACGAACAGGACCAAGTTCAGGGACCAGGTGTTGGCACCTTTGCTGGAAGCGGAATTGGTGGAAATGACTGTTCCGGATAAACCGCGCAGCAGTAAACAGCGATACCGTTTGACGGCAAAGGGACGTGAGTTTCTTGCTGTACTGGAGCAGCCGCGATGACCCCGACCCCTTACACCGAAGACACCCTGGTCCAACAAACCACGGCCGAGTTCATGGAGCAGAAACTCGGGTGGCGTTCTGTTTTTGCCCACAACAACGAAGACTTCGGACCGGACAGTCTTTTGGGGCGTGCCTCGGATCGGGATGTGGTGCTGGTCCGCACGTTGCGGGCCAAGCTGGTGGAGTTGAATCGAGGCTTGCCGGATGTTGCCTATGACGAGGCTGTGCGCCAGATCACGACCATCAGCGCGGCGCAATCGCTCCTGGCAACGAACCGGGAAAAATACAACCTGCTCCGGGACGGGGTGCAGGTGGGGTTTCGCAATGCCAGGGGCGAATTGGAACGCCAGCGGCTGCGCCTGTTCGACTTTAACGAGCCCTTGAACAACGACTTCCTTTGCGTGCGCGAGCTGTGGGTGCGCGGGGACCTGTATCGCCGCCGGGCCGATATCGTGGGCTTTGTGAACGGCCTGCCGCTGCTCTTCATGGAGTGCAAAAACGTCTACAAGGACCTGCAAACCGCCTATGAGCGCAACTACAAGGACTACCTGGACACCATCCCCCACCTGTTCCACCACAATGCCCTGATCGTGCTCGGCAACGGCATCGAGGCCAAACTGGGCTCCCTGGGCAGCCCGTGCAAATTTTTCCACGATTGGAAGCGGTTGGACGAGGGCGAGCCGGGCGTCGTGGACATGGCAACCCTGCTCATTGGCGTTTGCGCCAAGGCCAATTTCATGGACCTGGTGGAAAACTTTATTCTTTTCGATGAATCCGTCGGGCAGGCCAGGAAAATTCTGGCCCGCAACCATCAGTTCCTTGGCGTCAACCTGGCGGTGGCGGCTGTTCGCGACAGGGAGGCCAGGGATGGAAGGCTGGGGGTATTCTGGCACACCCAGGGCGCGGGCAAAAGCTACTCCATCGTCTTTTTCACCCGCAAGGTGCACCGCAAGCTGGGCGGCAACTTCACCTTCCTGGTCTTGACCGACCGAGAGGATCTGGACACGCAAATCTACAAGACCTTTGCCGGGTGCGGCGTGGTGGACAGCGACCGTGATCCGTGCCGGGCTTCCAGCGGTGATGATCTCAGACAATTGCTGGGCCGGCACAAGTCCCATATTTTTTCGTTGATCCAAAAGTTCCACAAGGATGTCGCCCCTGAAGAAGTGTATACGTTTCGCAACGACATTATCGTGATCACGGACGAGGCCCACCGGACCCAGTACGGCACCTTGGCCCTGAACATGCGCAATGCGCTGCCCAATGCCGGCTACATCGGGTTCACCGGCACGCCCCTGTTTATGGACGACGAGATCACGCGGCGCGTGTTCGGCGATTATGTCTCGACCTATGACTTTCAGCGGGCCGTGGAGGATCATGCCACGGTTCCGCTGTACTACGACGCCCGGGGAGACAAGCTGGGCGTGGCGGTCAACGATCTGAACGAACGGATCGCCGCGAAACTGGAAGAGCTGGAAATCGACGACATTGATGTAGAGCAGCGCCTGGAGCGGGAACTGAAGCGGGACTACCTCATCATCACGCATGGAGATCGGCTCAACCAGGTGGCCCGGGATTTCGTTCTCCATTATTCCTCGGCCTGGGAGTCCGGCAAGGCCATGTTCGTCTGCATTGATAAGGTCACCTGCGTCAGAATGCATAAACTGATCGGATTCTACTGGGACCAGCGCATTCGCGAGCTGGAAAAGGAACTGTCTTGCGCCGCGGACGAGCAGGACGAACAGTACCGGCTCCGTCAAATCGAATGGATGCGCCAGACGCGCACGGCCGTTGTGGTCAGTGAGGAACAGGGCGAGGTGGAGAAGTTCAGAAAGTGGGATTTGGACATCAAGCCGCACCGCCGACTGATCAAGGAGGGCATGGACCTGCCCGAGTCCATGCGCAGCCTGCCCCAGTACAGGAATATGCAACGGCTGGCCCTGGACGACGCCTTCAAGGAGCCGGAACATCCTTTCCGGATCGCCATTGTCTGCGCCATGTGGCTGACCGGCTTCGACGTGCCCTGCCTCT harbors:
- a CDS encoding helicase HerA-like domain-containing protein is translated as MNDILIGKGSAQVYLHGGYANRHGMIAGATGTGKSVSLMVLAEGFSRLGVPVFVADVKGDLAGLAMPGTLNERIRTRLEDVGIADYANQANPVIFWDIFGEQGHPLRTTVSQMGPTLLGRLLELNDTQAGVLEIVFRLADEEGLLLLDLKDLRSLLIFTSENLQRVSARFGLVYAASLAAIQRALLRLDGVGGDQFFGEPALELTDFMRQDFSGRGVISILAADKLYLRPRMYSSFLLWMLSELFETLPEVGDRDLPRMVFFFDEAHLLFTDAPPALRQRVEQVVRLIRSKGVGVYFCSQNPDDVPQEILGQLGNRIQHALRAFTPRDQKAIRIAAQTFPPNPAVDVLQSLTSMAVGEALVTTLQDKGVPLPVERALIAPPRCRIGAITPEERRIIRERSPVSGKYDAMIDRESAYEVLQARAEEAVRTGTGEAKTGARGGTRETSAEDSGGAGSAMRDWLFGTRRRQGALETMGKSAMRTMGNQIGRQILRGVLGGLMGTKK
- a CDS encoding type I restriction endonuclease subunit R, which translates into the protein MTPTPYTEDTLVQQTTAEFMEQKLGWRSVFAHNNEDFGPDSLLGRASDRDVVLVRTLRAKLVELNRGLPDVAYDEAVRQITTISAAQSLLATNREKYNLLRDGVQVGFRNARGELERQRLRLFDFNEPLNNDFLCVRELWVRGDLYRRRADIVGFVNGLPLLFMECKNVYKDLQTAYERNYKDYLDTIPHLFHHNALIVLGNGIEAKLGSLGSPCKFFHDWKRLDEGEPGVVDMATLLIGVCAKANFMDLVENFILFDESVGQARKILARNHQFLGVNLAVAAVRDREARDGRLGVFWHTQGAGKSYSIVFFTRKVHRKLGGNFTFLVLTDREDLDTQIYKTFAGCGVVDSDRDPCRASSGDDLRQLLGRHKSHIFSLIQKFHKDVAPEEVYTFRNDIIVITDEAHRTQYGTLALNMRNALPNAGYIGFTGTPLFMDDEITRRVFGDYVSTYDFQRAVEDHATVPLYYDARGDKLGVAVNDLNERIAAKLEELEIDDIDVEQRLERELKRDYLIITHGDRLNQVARDFVLHYSSAWESGKAMFVCIDKVTCVRMHKLIGFYWDQRIRELEKELSCAADEQDEQYRLRQIEWMRQTRTAVVVSEEQGEVEKFRKWDLDIKPHRRLIKEGMDLPESMRSLPQYRNMQRLALDDAFKEPEHPFRIAIVCAMWLTGFDVPCLSTLYLDKPLKAHTLMQAIARANRVHEGKNNGMVVDYCGILKSLRKALATFAGKSDGAGDTGGETNPARPGEELLADLAEAIAFVRTFLAERGASLDDIITKTGFDRNAAILAAKETVNENDETRKRFEVTCRAVFVKFKACINEKGVNAHRADHDAINVIYKSLQQDREEADITDIIRKLYEVVDKAIKVRPTPATENTEPYDISKIDFDRLRREFERIRAKRTTVQNLKAVIELRLQRLLQQNPLRTDFQKRYEEIVADYNREKDRVTIEQTFEELMRIIRDIDDEGSRAVREGLDEESLALYDLLRKPELSAQDIKRIKSVAVDLLQTVKNRISVIEDWESREATRDNIRLTIRDFLWSDTTGLPADHYSEDDVLARAEEVYRHVYRVYPTLPSPYYGVRAA
- a CDS encoding restriction endonuclease subunit S is translated as MRTKVQTVPLVSEVSFLSGGTPRMSDSRFWGGDIPWVSSGEMTESRISLTERRVTEEGAQNGTKRVPANTVLVVVRGMSLAKEFRISITERDVTFNQDIKALRPSERIDPWFLFYYLKSQRHSIRDSATDASHGTKKLETRVLEQWPLPLLDIQTQRSIASVLSTYDNLIENNRRRIQLLEQAARLLYKEWFVHIRFPGHEHVKIVDGVPDGWEKSTVGDSTSFLSRGITPKYDDDAPGLVINQKCIRNRMVNLELARRQSKHVPALKFVQFGDVLINSTGAGTLGRVAQFLLENNECTVDSHITIIRPQENVPVHFFGLHITGLEPYIATLGRGATNQTELSKDDIAALEIVLPTPGLAQIFERTVAPIFHQIRILSEQIQKLAKSRDFLLPKLMNGEVTV
- the yqeC gene encoding selenium cofactor biosynthesis protein YqeC, with amino-acid sequence MIPAAPAELYLPDSRLVALIGAGGKTSLMAAMAAHAVAAGESVISTTTTKIHPPAPDPRGVLPGDIVFWDGTGTTLPDILELLSRKKHLTLVRDQDPGTGKLLGLAPEAVDLLAASGMADRIFVEADGARGRALKAPAEHEPVIPAKSDLVIGIIGADAIGAPVDEEHVFRSERLAVLCGSRQAQMVNARILACLAVHRLGLFKNAPSQLIQTRRIIFVNKMDLVNAKARQILLQARKQAKSQSKDVIPSQLWLAGSIKEKWILPVDECVFREYEESL
- a CDS encoding N-6 DNA methylase, which codes for MAQLEHIEAIEKRLWSAADMLRANSNYASNEYFLPVMGLIFLRHAYSRYLTVKNAIEAHLPTREGRPRALTKEDFSQKSAIFLRPEAQFDTLVALSDGDDRAKAIIDAMESIEADYESLRGVLPKSEYQELSNPVLGQLLRTLNPEELKRVSGDVFGRIYEYFLTQFADQKAHDGGEFFTPVSLVSLIAHVIDPQGGSLLDPASGSGGMFVQSARIVEEQGRNPVDRLTFYGLEKNATTIRLAKMNLAVHGLEGDIKRAITYYEDPHELLGKADYVMANPPFNVDEIDADKVKTDPRLPFGLPGVNKKGKVSNGNYIWISYFYSYLNEQGRAGFVMSSQASSAGRDEAKVRQKLVETGDVDIMIAIRSNFFYTRTVPCELWFLNRSKPEANRDKVLMIDARNIYRKVTRKIFDFSPEQERNLLAIVWLYRSETERYLELVAGYCRRMLDEAAACFNVVVGVTGRSPLPDFTDALATLRDDVATRATGRSPLPGEMPEEFDESMSLFTADVDAFRQAVTEQQALWEEQNPTNGELKAAVDRLSWLAESSRNLVKQIDMLFKLTSRLAQSEPSNGQANPPSPPGKGAGGESAPACIRPNDLRKRIKALDEARALAVEQLKHVRYFWKQAKWLTERFPNAELREIEGLVKLVDRAEIAANDWSLTPGRYVGVAPEMEEDGFDFEEALREIHVELEDLNTEAVRLAATIKKNFEELGI
- a CDS encoding AlbA family DNA-binding domain-containing protein, which encodes MSIAELLKADEGKTLEFKQDLSSPKNLLKTLVAFANTAGGKIVIGVSDTTREVVGVDNPLDEEERLCNLIADSISPRLVPNIEMTTIEGKTLLVVEVFLSNSRPHYLRSIGPETGVYVRLGSSNRQADRELIAELRRSVEGVSFDALPMPDLTPADLDLEALQAAFGTSRKLDDQALLTLKLLARHQKRLVPTKGGILLFGRQRTQHFSDAWIQCGRFYGTEKIDIYDHIEINLPLPRAVDEVLLFLKKHAYRGADLSEVRRKDVWSIPLGILREVIINALVHSDYSQRGAPIRVVFLDDRIEVESMGILLPGLTIQEMKQGTSRIRNPVIARVFKELHLIEQWGTGVRRIFSEAREMGLREPKIEEIAMRLRFTVYLAESHRVSADTRKVQTEEHAESTTHQPTQQPTQQVTQQVTQQVKKLLAVSIGELSRAELMKATGLKDRVTFSKNYLDPALAAAFIEMTQPDSPKSPTQKYRLTEKGKQVLEDGI
- a CDS encoding ATP-binding protein, with translation MNQKTLHNLLALGEGFTTEFKRSGTSNLGREICAFANATGGMILIGVTDAGEIVGVNDHNRLKSEVQAVARSAEPPIAVEIESVGEVLTVRVPAQHGKPYSFGGKFFIREGASSQQMSRSEIREFFYAEGLIHFDETPCERFSLADDLTDEVWERFRRRARIPADMQALTALENLHLVKDGKVTHAGAWLLARDITKFNTSAAVACALFMGTDKVRILDRRGFSEDIYSMIDQVMDWILSKINVEYIIKHVKREERPELPEEAMREAVVNALVHRDYRSTASVHVYLFKDRLEIVSPGGLPAGMTEADLGTKSIPRNPLLFAMLHRMEAVEHIGSGIKRIRNLCREYGVAEPKIEVSEHWFTVVFPRQELPESDRQAESSRDQFTSQEDQVGTKSGPSKDQVKILRHCETESAMGDLMGVLGRTNRTKFRDQVLAPLLEAELVEMTVPDKPRSSKQRYRLTAKGREFLAVLEQPR